One window from the genome of Thermaerobacter marianensis DSM 12885 encodes:
- a CDS encoding alpha,alpha-trehalose-phosphate synthase (UDP-forming), giving the protein MSLVVVANREPLRQEAGTWVPSVGGLATALLPVLERRGGTWVAWGEKDAEALPLLTHPPGAPRFTVRRLALPAREVAGSYHGMANRTLWPLAHYFLERVEVRRSFYEAYRATNQRFAEAVLEAWRDPAAPVWVHDYHLMLVPALLRATRPRGRIGFFWHIPWPPPEVWQVLPWARQLVEGVLGADLVGLHTPEYVENFLATCRLLTGAAVHGRRVRWQGREIRVEAHPIGIDTARFRQWAAEPRVRERAARIRRTAGSRFVLVGVDRLDYTKGIPERLAAWERLLERYPQWRGQVTLYQIAVPSRTRLASYRQLKRQVDEQVGRINGAFMHDGWLPVRYLYRAFPPRDLTAFYLAADAALITPLRDGMNLVAQEYAWVTENGVLILSSLAGAAAVLPEAVAVNPYDVDGLAEAIHGVLASLADERARQVWDARRAALKKRVAALDVHGWAERFLDSLEAMPAALAGAPPG; this is encoded by the coding sequence ATGTCCCTGGTGGTGGTGGCCAACCGGGAACCCCTGCGCCAGGAGGCCGGGACCTGGGTGCCATCCGTCGGCGGCCTCGCCACCGCCCTGCTGCCCGTGCTGGAGCGCCGGGGTGGCACCTGGGTGGCGTGGGGCGAGAAGGATGCCGAAGCCCTTCCCCTCCTCACCCACCCGCCCGGCGCGCCCCGCTTCACCGTCCGGCGCCTGGCCCTCCCCGCCCGGGAAGTGGCCGGGTCCTACCACGGGATGGCCAACCGGACCCTGTGGCCCCTGGCCCACTACTTCCTGGAACGGGTCGAGGTGCGCCGGTCCTTTTACGAAGCCTACCGCGCCACCAACCAGCGCTTCGCCGAGGCCGTGCTGGAGGCCTGGCGCGACCCGGCGGCGCCGGTCTGGGTCCACGACTACCACCTGATGCTGGTCCCCGCCCTGCTGCGGGCCACCCGGCCCCGCGGCCGCATCGGGTTCTTCTGGCACATTCCCTGGCCTCCGCCCGAGGTCTGGCAGGTCCTGCCCTGGGCCCGCCAGCTCGTCGAAGGGGTGCTGGGCGCCGACCTGGTGGGCCTGCACACGCCCGAGTACGTCGAGAACTTCCTGGCCACGTGCCGTCTGCTCACCGGCGCGGCGGTCCACGGCCGGCGGGTGCGCTGGCAGGGGCGGGAGATCCGGGTCGAGGCCCATCCCATCGGCATCGACACCGCCCGCTTCCGCCAGTGGGCCGCCGAGCCGCGGGTGCGGGAGCGGGCCGCCCGGATCCGTCGCACGGCGGGCAGCCGGTTCGTCCTGGTGGGGGTCGACCGGTTGGACTACACCAAGGGCATCCCCGAGCGGCTGGCCGCCTGGGAGCGCCTGCTGGAGCGCTATCCCCAGTGGCGCGGCCAGGTCACCCTCTACCAGATCGCGGTGCCCAGCCGGACGCGGCTGGCGTCCTACCGCCAGCTCAAGCGCCAGGTGGACGAGCAGGTGGGCCGCATCAACGGCGCCTTCATGCACGACGGCTGGCTGCCGGTGCGGTATCTCTACCGCGCCTTCCCGCCGCGGGACCTGACCGCCTTCTACCTGGCCGCCGACGCCGCCCTGATCACGCCGCTCCGGGACGGGATGAACCTGGTGGCCCAGGAGTACGCCTGGGTCACGGAGAATGGAGTGCTGATCCTCTCGTCCCTGGCCGGGGCAGCGGCGGTGTTGCCCGAGGCCGTGGCGGTGAATCCGTACGACGTCGACGGGCTGGCCGAGGCGATCCACGGCGTCCTCGCCTCCTTGGCGGACGAACGCGCCCGCCAGGTCTGGGACGCCCGGCGGGCCGCCCTGAAGAAGCGAGTGGCAGCGCTGGACGTCCACGGCTGGGCGGAGCGGTTCCTGGACTCGTTGGAGGCCATGCCCGCCGCGCTGGCGGGGGCGCCGCCGGGCTAG
- a CDS encoding DUF4236 domain-containing protein: MGWYLRKSFRLAPGVRLNLSRSGLGLSVGTRGARIGVGPRGAYVHAGVGGLYYRKTLAPAPRRPGARRRGAGAGRAGPPPGAPAGRSGAPGGGPGGAEVVRAYPDGQVQGSSAAGALGCLGLLLVAAALALPWLWPLALGALAGAAALSWKDGQLRRTWQQAAEAFRNGRWDEARRLLEPLLSRHPQEADLWLLWGLTLWRAGSIHEAASALLRVDQCADTLGRLAATARLRWEVEFQPWPLRVELPSAPGLDLVQAYLLAQAGRHEEALAQLDGALGLNPGFHAARLLKALILVDAARSGARGDDAFHQAVALLQQIPRDDPLYLWAVAAMGQAFREAGQPELAVTALRPATRFRRDPEALKAIRYELALAYHALGDRRRAREQLARIVTEDIGYRDARRLLEQWNAAGSPGTAGSSGGAGAGPAGQGA, from the coding sequence ATGGGGTGGTACCTGCGCAAGAGCTTTCGGCTGGCCCCGGGCGTCCGTCTGAACCTGTCGCGCTCGGGCCTGGGGCTGTCGGTGGGCACCCGGGGCGCCCGCATCGGCGTCGGCCCCCGGGGCGCGTACGTTCATGCGGGCGTCGGGGGGCTGTACTACCGGAAGACCCTGGCCCCGGCACCGCGCCGGCCCGGGGCGCGCCGGCGCGGTGCCGGGGCCGGCCGGGCCGGCCCACCGCCGGGCGCCCCGGCCGGCAGGTCCGGGGCGCCCGGCGGTGGGCCCGGCGGCGCCGAGGTGGTACGCGCTTATCCCGACGGCCAGGTGCAAGGCAGCAGCGCCGCCGGTGCCCTGGGCTGCCTGGGCCTGCTGCTGGTGGCGGCCGCCCTGGCCCTGCCCTGGCTCTGGCCCCTGGCCCTGGGCGCCCTGGCCGGGGCGGCGGCCCTTTCCTGGAAAGACGGCCAGCTGCGCCGCACCTGGCAGCAGGCCGCCGAGGCCTTCCGGAACGGGCGGTGGGACGAAGCCCGCCGCCTGCTGGAGCCCCTGCTGTCCCGCCACCCGCAGGAGGCCGACCTGTGGCTCCTCTGGGGCCTGACCCTGTGGCGAGCGGGGTCGATCCACGAGGCGGCCAGTGCCCTGCTGCGGGTCGACCAGTGTGCCGACACCCTGGGCCGTCTGGCCGCTACCGCCCGGCTGCGCTGGGAGGTGGAGTTCCAGCCCTGGCCGCTGCGGGTCGAGCTTCCTTCGGCGCCCGGCCTCGACCTGGTCCAGGCTTATCTGCTGGCCCAGGCGGGCCGCCACGAGGAAGCGCTGGCCCAGCTGGACGGGGCGCTGGGGCTGAACCCGGGCTTCCACGCGGCGCGGCTGCTCAAGGCGCTCATCCTGGTCGACGCCGCCCGCAGTGGCGCCCGCGGGGACGATGCCTTCCACCAGGCCGTGGCCTTGCTGCAGCAGATCCCGCGGGACGACCCGCTCTACCTGTGGGCCGTGGCCGCCATGGGGCAGGCCTTCCGCGAGGCGGGCCAGCCCGAGCTGGCGGTCACCGCCTTGCGCCCGGCCACCCGGTTCCGGCGCGACCCCGAGGCGCTCAAGGCGATCCGCTACGAGCTGGCCCTGGCCTACCACGCCCTGGGGGACCGCCGCCGGGCCCGGGAGCAGCTGGCCCGCATCGTCACCGAAGACATCGGTTACCGGGATGCTCGGAGGCTGCTGGAACAGTGGAACGCCGCCGGTTCGCCCGGCACGGCCGGTTCGTCCGGCGGGGCCGGGGCCGGCCCGGCCGGCCAGGGGGCCTGA